A part of Aegilops tauschii subsp. strangulata cultivar AL8/78 chromosome 2, Aet v6.0, whole genome shotgun sequence genomic DNA contains:
- the LOC109764454 gene encoding heat shock 70 kDa protein BIP5-like, translated as MARATTLLLGLLLAVLLLAATPAPSAAAAAKEKEKGSGSGNGGPVIGIDLGTTYSCVAVYRNGRVEIIANDQGNRITPSWVAFTDSGERLIGEAAKTQAAANPLRTVYDAKRLIGRQFVDAEVQRDMKLLPFKVVDKNGKPHVEVEVKAGDVRTLSPEEVSAMVLTRMKETAEAYLGEKVRDAVITIPAYFNDAQRQATKDAGAIAGLNVVRLINEPTAAAIAYGLDKVADGKERNVLVFDLGGGTFDVSVLALDGGVFEVLATNGDTHLGGEDFDQRVMDHFIRLVKRKHGVDISGDARALGKLRRECERAKRALSTQLQVRVEVESLADGVDLSEPLTRARFEELNADLFRKVMAPVKKAMADAGLAKGDVDEVVLVGGSTRIPKVQQLLRDYFGGKEPHKGVNPDEAVAYGAAVQGGIVRGDAKEVVVLDVTPLTLGIETAGGVMASVIPRNTPIPTKRAKMFTTYEDRQTTVTITVFEGERSMTKDNRLLGKFDLTGIAPAPRGTPQIEVTLEVDVNGILHVGAADKGTGRSEKIEISSAGRSISQEEIERMVQEAEEFAEEDRKVRDRVDARNKLEAYVYSARTTADGELGDKMDSGDREKVREAAREASEWLEANPEADKDDYAEKLKELEDVCSPAFAAAYGNAGGGHDDAAEEDNDHDEL; from the coding sequence ATGGCTCGCGCGACAACGTTGCTGCTCGGGCTACTGCTCGCGGTGCTGCTCCTCGCGGCCACGCCGGCTCCATCGGCTGCCGCGGCggcgaaggagaaggagaagggcTCCGGCAGCGGCAACGGCGGGCCGGTGATCGGCATCGACCTGGGCACGACCTACTCGTGCGTGGCCGTGTACCGGAACGGCCGCGTGGAGATCATCGCCAACGACCAGGGCAACCGCATCACCCCATCCTGGGTCGCCTTCACCGACTCCGGCGAGCGCCTCATCGGCGAGGCCGCCAAGACCCAGGCCGCCGCCAACCCGCTCCGCACCGTCTACGACGCCAAGCGCCTCATCGGCAGGCAGTTCGTCGACGCCGAGGTGCAGCGGGACATGAAGCTGCTGCCGTTCAAGGTGGTGGACAAGAACGGCAAGCCGCACGTCGAGGTGGAGGTGAAGGCCGGCGACGTGCGGACGCTCAGCCCGGAGGAGGTGAGCGCCATGGTGCTCACCAGGATGAAAGAGACTGCCGAGGCCTATCTCGGCGAGAAGGTCCGGGACGCCGTGATCACCATCCCGGCCTACTTCAACGACGCGCAGCGCCAGGCCACCAAGGACGCCGGCGCCATCGCCGGCCTCAACGTCGTCCGCCTCATCAACgagcccaccgccgccgccatcgcctaCGGCCTCGACAAGGTGGCAGACGGGAAGGAGCGGAACGTGCTGGTGTTCGACCTCGGCGGCGGCACCTTCGACGTGAGCGTGCTCGCGCTCGACGGCGGCGTCTTCGAGGTCCTCGCCACCAACGGCGACACCCATCTCGGAGGCGAGGACTTCGACCAGCGCGTCATGGACCACTTCATCCGGCTCGTCAAGCGGAAGCACGGCGTCGACATCTCCGGCGACGCGCGCGCGCTCGGCAAGCTCCGGCGCGAGTGCGAGCGCGCCAAGCGGGCGCTCAGCACCCAGCTCCAGGTCCGCGTGGAGGTAGAGTCGCTGGCCGACGGCGTCGACCTTTCGGAGCCGCTCACCCGGGCCCGCTTCGAGGAGCTCAACGCCGACCTCTTCCGCAAGGTCATGGCGCCCGTGAAGAAGGCCATGGCGGACGCCGGGCTGGCCAAGGGCGACGTCGACGAGGTGGTGCTGGTCGGCGGCAGCACGAGGATCCCCAAGGTGCAGCAGCTCCTCCGCGACTACTTCGGCGGCAAGGAGCCCCACAAGGGCGTCAACCCCGACGAGGCCGTGGCCTACGGCGCGGCGGTGCAGGGCGGCATCGTGCGCGGCGACGCCAAGGAGGTTGTGGTGCTGGACGTGACGCCGCTGACGCTGGGCATCGAGACGGCCGGCGGCGTGATGGCGAGCGTGATCCCCCGGAACACGCCGATCCCGACCAAGAGGGCCAAGATGTTCACCACGTACGAGGACAGGCAGACGACGGTGACCATCACGGTGTTCGAGGGCGAGCGGAGCATGACCAAGGACAACCGGCTGCTGGGCAAGTTCGACCTGACCGGGATCGCGCCGGCGCCGAGGGGCACGCCGCAGATCGAGGTGACCCTGGAGGTGGACGTGAACGGCATCCTGCACGTGGGGGCGGCGGACAAGGGCACCGGCCGGTCGGAGAAGATCGAGATCAGCAGCGCCGGCCGCAGCATCagccaggaggagatcgagcggATGGTGCAAGAGGCGGAGGAGTTCGCGGAGGAGGACAGGAAGGTGAGGGACAGGGTGGACGCCCGGAACAAGCTGGAGGCCTACGTGTACAGCGCCCGGACGACGGCCGACGGCGAGCTGGGGGACAAGATGGACAGCGGCGACAGGGAGAAGGTCAGGGAGGCGGCGAGGGAGGCCAGCGAGTGGCTAGAGGCCAACCCGGAGGCCGACAAGGACGACTACGCGGAGAAgctcaaggagctggaggatgtcTGCAGCCCAGCCTTCGCTGCCGCCTACGGGAACGCCGGCGGTGGCCATGACGACGCTGCTGAGGAGGACAACGACCACGACGAGCTTTAG